A genomic segment from Sciurus carolinensis chromosome 1, mSciCar1.2, whole genome shotgun sequence encodes:
- the E2f2 gene encoding transcription factor E2F2, with the protein MLRGPRALAPAAAQPPKGVTSLSPTELWPPGLSSPQLCRATTYYTSLYPQTVPPAAASSTCLDATPHGPEGQVVRCSPAGRLPAKRKLDLEGIGKPVVPEFRTPKGKCIRVDGLPSPKTPKSPGEKTRYDTSLGLLTKKFIYLLSESEDGVLDLNWAAEVLDVQKRRIYDITNVLEGIQLIRKKAKNNIQWVGRGLFEDPTRPAKQQQLGQELKELMSKEQALDQLIQSCSLSFKHLTEDKANKRLAYVTYQDIRAVGSFKEQTVIAVKAPPQTRLEVPDRAEENLQIYLKSTQGPIEVYLCPEEVQELDSPAKEPLPCPSTLSPSPDCAQPSSSTGPAVPEPEAPSEPVLTLPQGPPPPSLVPLEATDSMLELPHPLLQQTEDQLLSPTLACSPLISFSPPLDQEDYLWGLDGGEGISDLFDSYDLGDLLIN; encoded by the exons ATGCTACGCGGACCCCGCGCCCTGGCTCCGGCCGCTGCGCAGCCCCCAAAGGGGGTGACTTCTTTGAGCCCCACCGAGCTGTGGCCACCCGGCCTCAGTAGCCCCCAGCTCTGCCGGGCCACCACCTACTACACCTCGCTGTACCCGCAGACGGTGCCTCCTGCCGCGGCATCTAGCACCTGCCTCGACGCCACTCCCCACGGACCGGAGGGTCAAGTTGTGCGATGCTCGCCGGCAGGCCGGCTGCCG GCCAAAAGGAAGCTGGACCTGGAGGGCATCGGGAAGCCAGTGGTCCCGGAATTCCGGACTCCCAAGGGGAAGTGCATTCGAGTGGAtggcctccccagccccaaga CCCCCAAATCCCCCGGGGAGAAGACTCGGTATGACACATCGCTGGGGCTTCTCACGAAGAAGTTCATTTACCTCCTGAGCGAGTCGGAGGATGGGGTCCTGGACCTGAACTGGGCTGCCGAGGTGCTGGATGTGCAGAAGCGGCGCATCTACGACATCACCAACGTGCTGGAGGGCATCCAGCTCATCCGCAAGAAGGCCAAGAACAACATCCAGTGGGT AGGCAGGGGACTGTTCGAAGACCCCACTCGGCCTGCAAAGCAGCAGCAGCTTGGGCAGGAGCTGAAGGAGCTGATGAGCAAGGAGCAGGCTTTGGACCAGCTCATCCAGAGCTGCTCCCTGAGCTTCAAGCACCTGACTGAGGATAAAGCCAACAAGAG ACTGGCCTATGTGACCTACCAGGACATCCGAGCTGTTGGCAGTTTTAAGGAGCAGACGGTGATCGCCGTCAAGGCCCCTCCACAGACGCGACTGGAAGTGCCTGACCGGGCGGAG GAGAACCTGCAGATCTATCTGAAGAGCACCCAGGGGCCCATTGAAGTCTACCTGTGCCCGGAGGAGGTGCAGGAGCTGGACAGTCCTGCCAAGgagcccctcccctgcccctccaccctcagccccagccctgacTGCGCCCAGCCCAGCAGCAGCACCGGCCCTGCAGTTCCGGAGCCTGAGGCACCCTCAG aACCGGTGCTGACTCTGCCACAGGGGCCACCGCCACCATCCCTCGTCCCCTTGGAGGCCACCGACAGCATGCTGGAGCTGCCGCACCCACTTCTGCAGCAGACCGAGGACCAGCTCCTGTCCCCGACCCTGGCGTGCAGCCCCCTGATCAGCTTCTCTCCGCCCTTGGACCAGGAGGACTACCTGTGGGGCTTGGATGGGGGTGAGGGCATCAGCGATCTCTTCGACTCCTACGACCTTGGGGACCTGCTGATTAATTGA